The Methanohalophilus portucalensis genome window below encodes:
- a CDS encoding desulfoferrodoxin family protein, translating into MDIEELIKGKVSEGKEKHVPDISIGKSHGSDVEDLVTVHVGKEVAHPNTIEHHIVWLELYGVKENGQVVDLGRAEFGPSFTDPLARFKLNVADFKAVFAMSYCNVHGLWQNLIEL; encoded by the coding sequence ATGGATATTGAAGAATTAATTAAAGGAAAAGTATCGGAAGGCAAAGAGAAACATGTACCCGATATTTCAATCGGCAAATCCCATGGTTCAGATGTGGAAGACCTTGTGACAGTCCATGTGGGAAAGGAAGTTGCCCATCCCAATACGATTGAGCATCATATTGTATGGCTTGAGTTGTATGGTGTGAAAGAGAACGGGCAGGTAGTGGACCTTGGACGTGCAGAGTTTGGCCCCTCTTTTACCGACCCTCTTGCAAGGTTTAAATTAAATGTTGCCGACTTCAAGGCTGTTTTCGCTATGTCCTACTGCAATGTGCATGGCCTGTGGCAGAACCTTATCGAACTCTGA
- a CDS encoding peroxiredoxin, with translation MEETESTKMPLIGDEAPSFKATTTQGEINFPKDYKGKWVVLFSHPADFTPVCTTEFMTFATMEDEFRELNTELIGLSIDGIHAHIAWLRTIKEKIEYKGMKDVEVNFPVIADIKMEVAKKFGMVQPGASDTQAVRAVFIIDPKNKVRAILYYPLSNGRNMDEVKRLVIAMQKSDAEQIATPANWQPGDDVIIPPPGSCGMAKERVETKEDDKYCLDWFICFKKDKK, from the coding sequence ATGGAAGAAACAGAATCAACAAAAATGCCTCTTATAGGCGATGAAGCACCGAGTTTTAAAGCAACAACTACACAGGGAGAAATAAACTTCCCTAAAGATTACAAAGGCAAATGGGTAGTCCTGTTCAGCCATCCGGCAGATTTTACACCGGTATGTACTACCGAATTCATGACCTTTGCTACAATGGAGGATGAATTCAGGGAATTGAATACCGAACTCATCGGACTTTCCATTGACGGTATCCATGCACATATTGCCTGGCTTCGTACCATTAAAGAGAAAATCGAATACAAGGGTATGAAAGATGTAGAGGTCAATTTCCCTGTAATTGCGGATATCAAGATGGAAGTGGCGAAGAAATTCGGTATGGTCCAACCGGGTGCATCGGATACTCAGGCCGTACGTGCAGTATTCATTATCGACCCGAAGAACAAGGTGCGTGCAATCCTCTACTACCCACTCAGTAACGGACGGAACATGGATGAAGTCAAGAGACTTGTTATTGCCATGCAGAAATCCGATGCCGAACAGATTGCCACTCCGGCAAACTGGCAACCCGGTGATGACGTGATCATTCCACCACCTGGTTCATGTGGTATGGCAAAGGAGAGGGTCGAGACCAAAGAAGACGATAAGTATTGTCTCGACTGGTTCATTTGCTTTAAAAAGGATAAGAAGTAA
- a CDS encoding YgaP family membrane protein, with the protein MTFKDILLEENVGGFDLFLRALIGSVATIALAMDLVETYPWNWLVALVALAGLFTAMTRHCTPYHYLGINTAKNNYSSPISSSVR; encoded by the coding sequence ATGACTTTCAAAGATATATTGCTCGAGGAAAATGTTGGCGGATTTGACCTTTTCCTAAGAGCTCTTATAGGTTCGGTGGCAACGATTGCCCTGGCAATGGACCTGGTAGAAACTTATCCATGGAACTGGCTGGTTGCACTCGTGGCTTTGGCCGGACTATTTACGGCAATGACAAGGCACTGTACGCCCTACCATTATCTGGGTATCAATACCGCAAAAAATAATTATTCCAGCCCGATCTCTTCATCTGTAAGATAA
- the ahbC gene encoding 12,18-didecarboxysiroheme deacetylase → MIGISKLYCGTVEPSDALRYGRHSSRLPSHLLQFSKDKKPVVVWNITRKCNLKCIHCYAQADDKDFEGELSTEEGKRLIDDLAEFKTPVILFSGGEPLVRKDLPELAEYAVSKGLRAVISTNGTLIDMDMAKKLKEIGLSYVGISIDGTEETNDRFRGQQGAFKKALEGVHNCMKAGIKVGLRFTINKSNFREIPAIFDLLEEEGIPRICFYHLVYAGRGSDLIKQDLAHEESRETVDLIMDRTKQLYEKGIKPEVLTVDNHCDAPYLYMKLKDEEPERATEVLDLMKMNGGNSTGVGIGCVSWDGTVHPDQFWRHYNIGNIRERPFSEIWTDLSDSLLAGLKDRKPLLKEHAKRCGQCKWLDICNGNFRVRAEAVYGNVWADDPACYLTDEEIGLE, encoded by the coding sequence TTGCCTTCCCACCTACTCCAGTTCTCAAAGGACAAGAAGCCTGTTGTAGTATGGAATATAACCCGCAAATGTAACCTCAAATGCATTCACTGTTATGCCCAGGCAGACGATAAGGATTTTGAGGGAGAACTATCCACAGAAGAAGGAAAAAGACTCATCGATGACCTGGCAGAATTCAAAACGCCTGTCATACTTTTTTCCGGAGGGGAACCTCTTGTAAGGAAAGACCTGCCTGAATTGGCCGAGTATGCAGTCTCAAAAGGCCTAAGAGCAGTAATTTCCACAAATGGTACACTAATAGATATGGACATGGCAAAAAAACTAAAGGAAATCGGCCTGTCCTATGTTGGAATATCCATTGACGGCACAGAAGAGACAAATGACAGGTTCCGGGGACAACAGGGGGCTTTCAAAAAAGCACTTGAAGGTGTCCACAACTGCATGAAAGCAGGAATCAAGGTTGGCCTGCGTTTTACAATTAATAAGAGTAATTTCCGGGAAATCCCTGCAATATTCGACCTGCTGGAAGAAGAAGGAATTCCACGTATTTGTTTCTATCATCTGGTGTATGCAGGCAGAGGCAGCGACCTCATAAAACAGGACCTGGCACATGAAGAAAGCCGGGAAACCGTAGATTTGATTATGGATCGTACAAAACAGCTTTATGAAAAGGGAATTAAACCAGAGGTACTCACCGTGGACAATCATTGTGATGCCCCCTACCTCTACATGAAATTAAAGGACGAAGAACCCGAACGTGCAACCGAGGTCCTCGATCTTATGAAAATGAACGGAGGTAATTCCACCGGTGTAGGAATTGGTTGTGTTTCCTGGGATGGAACAGTCCACCCCGATCAGTTCTGGCGCCACTATAATATCGGGAATATCAGGGAAAGACCTTTCAGCGAGATATGGACAGATCTCAGCGACAGTTTACTTGCAGGCCTGAAAGATCGCAAACCACTATTAAAAGAACATGCAAAAAGATGTGGCCAGTGCAAGTGGCTGGATATCTGTAACGGAAATTTCCGTGTACGTGCAGAAGCTGTTTATGGCAATGTCTGGGCAGATGACCCGGCATGTTATCTTACAGATGAAGAGATCGGGCTGGAATAA
- a CDS encoding carboxymuconolactone decarboxylase family protein: protein MGTNADDVKEIKGFLPRSIRYAQDINEDFSEALASFYTAVWEDREDGLSMKEKHLLVFSIACSNNNSESAVKILERLKKFGATRTEITDCMMIAAWTGGIQNFTDFSRQVLKQMDKLEF, encoded by the coding sequence ATGGGCACAAATGCAGATGATGTAAAAGAAATCAAGGGTTTCCTTCCAAGGTCCATAAGGTATGCCCAGGACATAAATGAAGACTTCTCTGAAGCTCTTGCGTCCTTTTATACTGCTGTTTGGGAAGACAGGGAAGATGGGCTCTCCATGAAGGAGAAACACCTTCTTGTCTTTTCCATTGCCTGTTCCAATAATAACAGTGAAAGTGCAGTGAAAATTCTTGAAAGACTCAAGAAATTTGGGGCAACCCGTACTGAGATCACGGATTGTATGATGATCGCTGCCTGGACAGGTGGTATTCAGAATTTCACTGATTTCAGCAGGCAGGTATTAAAGCAGATGGATAAATTGGAATTTTGA